Proteins co-encoded in one Bacillus paramycoides genomic window:
- a CDS encoding DUF5065 family protein yields MKLGKLALIGVLTFGGFTAVEMIKPTTQAAAAYQEPYTEPSKDLWGFTNIGQLPYAGTQTLLGKNSYESGDRFYYTQDTVKTDDKAILKIYKVHADGSIHRYKTIYPSFGEPGHVYPGWATEFTDVYTSGKYVAVFRDGSTFEYSKQFQVN; encoded by the coding sequence ATGAAATTAGGTAAATTAGCACTTATCGGAGTATTAACATTTGGTGGATTTACAGCAGTAGAAATGATTAAACCAACTACACAAGCTGCTGCCGCTTACCAAGAGCCTTATACAGAGCCATCTAAAGATTTATGGGGATTCACTAATATTGGACAGTTACCTTATGCAGGTACACAAACTTTGCTTGGGAAAAATTCTTATGAATCTGGAGATAGATTTTACTATACGCAAGATACGGTAAAAACAGATGATAAAGCTATTTTAAAAATATATAAAGTACATGCAGATGGTTCAATACATCGCTATAAAACAATTTATCCAAGTTTTGGTGAACCTGGACATGTATATCCAGGTTGGGCGACTGAATTTACAGATGTCTACACTTCTGGAAAATATGTAGCTGTTTTCCGTGATGGTTCTACATTCGAATATAGTAAGCAATTTCAAGTTAATTAA